A genomic window from Henningerozyma blattae CBS 6284 chromosome 3, complete genome includes:
- the TBLA0C07270 gene encoding uncharacterized protein, translating to MEGNSIFKRLKRVSKYRKYINNKSTKTPSSKQTNVLKKYLKLNIFKGILLLFIILIILRASNNQRLLTFQFQTTNDDDLVLNKKDLDMVDIRHKLRHSFQDSSPISKKITFDNYSRIRIPGYISNYNPFSHQNTKKEENQINSILPDINPRNLNTNIGTVGCNQLAYTEDIEYSRNRPFIDDSLFNIRRQIVAFKDFLSDRVVKQDERMGENEIVRKRWQKMGTSSVWLESEQCYIVLTSVRYSSEEELFEPDVSVIRAQAYDKDWNEIKGKRILKLDVNEPNNLKEELSKIERDLKVKDNCDKYNEDFDAYEDCLSKYKDSNMKAKKRKQKLLDRYSVTYPTVYRFPFNTNGRLRGPTNPQIILKKSQKLEEPVIVFDMHNNDDRRMYAFLPHRSINNLIPFYLKESNRKPETNWTPFFTENDSSVDSSISLGYIHFIRKYNPFQVLKCSLTDGKCEIVFEKPPIKVEDGVFTDVIREGTPFVPLPNEMPKIKDKQLWVAFTKIRLDDCGCGKRYYRPMLTVMAESSGNFTFEMFAPNVSFDTDVLGWDGKSTNCTGYNMMIPNSIASWDILGQDPKTKIIEDYMAFMYTEGGRVSRIITLKGVLNYVLHMYSGNKINENYFFSRDLDYEATKCIVSHSLSECRIYGNKHPGLDIDPAEEIQKIKDRKNKRILTKRKIRRRKRRKIKRRTGRKKRKKKRKKKRRKKRRKKRRRKRSNKPRTKQRLSYEIKNKEEDIEKRDG from the coding sequence ATGGAAGGTAActctatttttaaaagattaaaacGAGTCTCGAAATACCGGAAGTacataaataataaaagtacCAAAACTCCGAGTTCAAAACAGACAAatgtattgaaaaaatatttaaaacttaatatttttaaggGAATATTACTCTTATTTATAATacttattatattaagaGCGAGTAATAATCAACGTCTCTTAACTTTCCAATTTCAGACTACCAATGACGATGATTtggttttaaataaaaaggaTCTTGATATGGTTGATATCAGACATAAGTTAAGGCATTCATTTCAGGATAGTTCTCCAATATCCAAAAAGATAACTTTCGACAACTATAGTCGTATAAGGATACCAGGGTATATTTCCAATTATAATCCTTTCTCCCATCAGAATACCAAAAAGgaagaaaatcaaattaacTCAATATTACCTGACATCAATCCAAGGAATctaaatacaaatattggTACAGTAGGGTGTAATCAATTGGCATACACAGAAGATATAGAATATTCAAGAAACAGACCATTTATCGATGACAGTTTGTTTAATATAAGAAGACAGATTGTTgcttttaaagattttctATCTGACAGAGTAGTAAAACAGGATGAGAGAATGggtgaaaatgaaattgttCGTAAGAGGTGGCAAAAAATGGGTACTTCAAGTGTCTGGCTAGAGAGTGAACAATGCTATATTGTCTTAACAAGTGTTCGCTACTCGTCAGAAGAAGAACTATTTGAACCCGACGTTTCTGTAATAAGAGCACAAGCTTATGACAAAGATTGGAACGAAATTAAAGGTAAAcgaattttaaaattagacGTTAACGAACCAAATAATCTTAAAGAAGAGTTATCGAAGATTGAACGAGATTTAAAAGTGAAAGATAATTGCGATAAATATAATGAGGATTTTGATGCATATGAAGACTGCTTATCCAAATATAAAGATTCAAATATGAAAGccaagaaaagaaaacaaaaattactTGACCGGTATTCTGTTACTTATCCAACTGTTTACAGATTTCCATTTAACACAAATGGCAGATTGAGAGGGCCTACTAATCCACAGATCATACTCAAAAAGTCACAGAAGCTAGAGGAACCAGTAATTGTATTTGATATGcataataatgatgatagGAGGATGTATGCCTTTTTACCTCATAgatcaataaataatttgattccattttatttaaaagaatcaaATAGGAAACCTGAGACTAATTGGACACCGTTTTTTACAGAAAACGATTCGAGCGTTGACTCTTCAATATCACTTGGGTATATTCACTTTATTCGTAAATATAACCCTTTTCAGGTCTTAAAATGTTCATTAACAGATGGGAAGTGTGAGATTGTTTTCGAGAAACCGCCCATTAAAGTTGAAGATGGAGTTTTTACAGATGTAATTCGTGAAGGCACTCCATTTGTTCCGCTACCTAATGAAATGCCAAAGATTAAAGACAAACAATTATGGGTCGCATTTACCAAAATTAGGCTAGATGATTGTGGTTGTGGCAAGAGATATTATCGTCCAATGTTAACAGTCATGGCGGAGAGTTCAGGAAATTTTACTTTTGAAATGTTTGCGCCTAATGTTAGCTTTGATACTGATGTTTTGGGTTGGGATGGAAAAAGTACAAATTGTACAGGTTATAATATGATGATACCTAATTCAATTGCTTCATGGGATATATTAGGTCAGGATCCTAAAACCAAAATAATTGAAGATTACATGGCTTTTATGTATACAGAGGGAGGCCGAGTTTCAAGAATTATAACTCTTAAAGGAGTATTGAATTATGTACTACATATGTATTCAggaaacaaaataaatgagaattatttcttttcaagAGATTTAGATTATGAAGCAACGAAATGTATAGTTTCTCACTCATTATCTGAGTGTAGAATCTATGGAAATAAGCATCCTGGGTTAGATATTGATCCCGCTGAAGAGATCCAAAAGATAAAAGAtcgaaaaaataaaaggaTTCTAACAAAAAGGAAGATAAGAAGGAGGAAAAGAAGGAAGATAAAAAGGAGGACAGGAaggaagaaaagaaagaagaaaagaaagaagaaaagaaggaagaaaagaaggaaGAAAAGAAGGAGGAAAAGAAGCAACAAACCTAGAACAAAACAAAGGTTGAGttatgaaataaaaaataaggaAGAAGATATAGAAAAAAGGGACGGATGA
- the TBLA0C07260 gene encoding uncharacterized protein yields METPFSSSIRDKIAPTSDEGISSKSLQKTTKDTLYMDQTSFDFEFNKYKFRVYLDKPALPREFVTAPKSLDEKLEDMINDKTTSDFLEKVEEASSSANKYKVLRDIATVLDNFAQIKEYCNSIDDIKHFCEESHLNTFKGSINTWKLKFIDGLKRPGGRIPIQVMKFVTLYTNNINSEQEAEKKAEKKNLEKESNKKSSATSSKKSTKNPTNSRKKLPKFLAVSHIMELSGPFKKQNSTIQNAYEAAYLTEKSKNENVQPFKKWANQYYVAMKPAYILKYLYDIKDTDDFKEFIEYNLESLLSY; encoded by the coding sequence ATGGAAACTCCATTTTCAAGTTCTATCAGAGACAAAATTGCACCAACAAGTGATGAAGGAATAAGTTCCAAATCCCTACAAAAAACCACTAAAGATACACTTTATATGGATCAAACAAGTTTTGACTtcgaatttaataaatataagtTCAGAGTGTATTTGGATAAACCAGCTTTGCCTCGTGAATTTGTTACTGCACCAAAGTCAttagatgaaaaattagaagatatGATAAATGATAAGACTACTAGtgattttttagaaaaagttGAAGAAGCCTCATCCTCAGCAAATAAATACAAGGTACTCAGAGATATTGCGACAGTTCTGGATAATTTTGCtcaaataaaagaatattgtAACtcaattgatgatattaaacATTTCTGTGAAGAATCTCACCTTAACACCTTCAAAGGTAGCATCAACACCtggaaattaaaatttattgacGGGCTTAAACGCCCTGGTGGAAGAATACCCATCCAAGTAATGAAATTTGTAACTTTgtatacaaataatattaactCAGAACAGGAAGCAGAAAAGAAAgcagaaaagaaaaatctaGAAAAggaatcaaataaaaaaagctCGGCTACTTCATCTAAAAAGTCAACCAAGAATCCAACAAATTCACGGAAAAAACTTCCAAAATTTCTTGCAGTAAGCCATATAATGGAATTATCTGGTCCATTCAAGAAGCAAAACTCTACAATTCAAAATGCTTATGAAGCTGCCTATCTAACcgaaaaatcaaaaaatgaaaatgtcCAACCTTTTAAGAAATGGGCCAATCAATATTATGTTGCAATGAAACCTGCatatattttgaagtaTTTATATGATATAAAAGACACTGatgattttaaagaatttatagAGTATAATTTAGAATCTCTGTTATCATATTAA